From the genome of Moritella sp. F3, one region includes:
- a CDS encoding LysR family transcriptional regulator: protein MLRFSFEQLASFVAVAEKGSFSKAAQSLGKDRSTLHQHVGNLEIDLGITLFDRSGKFPKITFEGNSLLTQARHILYHAQVLQNSGDSLAEGLEESLTIYHDISLPISVIAKVQRAVQQQYPQTQLHWIHRGRKDSMNALAEKQADIAIVLSKGSGVLPSKGLTFTNLGYLPFSFFAHKDCALALQTSCNLEDLEKQQQYTAENYREVELSNNTKISGRNATISNMDIILSLLKQGGWAFLPNHFVSSSSYANEICKLNINFMTNDGRWSLILLTRNHQSTGKVQRYAIEQFKTAFKKITQ from the coding sequence ATGCTTAGATTTAGTTTCGAACAGCTAGCGTCATTCGTCGCCGTTGCTGAAAAAGGTTCCTTTAGCAAAGCGGCGCAATCGCTCGGTAAAGACCGCTCAACCTTACACCAGCACGTTGGTAACTTAGAGATTGATTTAGGCATTACCTTATTCGATCGCAGCGGTAAATTCCCTAAAATTACATTTGAAGGTAATAGCTTATTAACGCAAGCTCGGCATATTCTTTATCACGCGCAAGTATTACAAAACAGTGGTGATAGCTTGGCGGAAGGGTTAGAGGAAAGCCTAACCATTTATCATGATATTTCATTGCCTATTTCGGTGATAGCTAAGGTGCAACGAGCGGTCCAGCAGCAATACCCACAAACCCAGCTACATTGGATACACCGTGGCCGTAAAGATTCAATGAATGCACTCGCAGAAAAACAAGCTGATATTGCCATAGTCTTGAGTAAGGGTTCAGGCGTGTTACCAAGCAAAGGGCTTACTTTTACTAACCTTGGTTATTTGCCATTTTCTTTCTTTGCTCATAAAGATTGTGCCCTAGCACTGCAAACAAGTTGTAATTTAGAAGATTTAGAAAAACAGCAGCAATACACGGCAGAGAATTACCGAGAAGTCGAGTTAAGCAACAACACCAAAATATCAGGACGCAATGCGACTATCAGTAATATGGACATCATTCTGTCATTACTAAAACAAGGTGGCTGGGCTTTTTTACCTAACCACTTCGTTAGTTCATCGTCTTATGCCAATGAGATATGTAAGCTTAATATTAATTTTATGACCAATGATGGCCGCTGGAGTTTGATTTTACTCACTCGTAACCACCAAAGCACCGGTAAAGTACAGCGCTATGCAATTGAACAGTTTAAAACCGCGTTTAAAAAGATCACCCAATAG
- a CDS encoding monodechloroaminopyrrolnitrin synthase PrnB family protein, giving the protein MKNSNNATQVFDQWIRGSFVHINTELESLYWQQEDRDNVEGIGEGLKRQLESEGRALIKVLLAEGNTSQNFDNAFNLLGSVGLYMAACRRHELTEPSRETRSPLIEASALAMHIGPTIGMAPRFSTAHLTTHNVAENGIYKRFTTLHDESLFVDYNTRSILAFKRAAEALAKIHVMGVSHPLCYDLLLAAKQGLNEVIESNAILFSELDTDRFFHCVRPYYKPYRVGTQIYRGANAGDFAGINIVDMLLGLCRANEPFYSQMLVDKFTYMMPEDQRLLRDCMQGSNLMDDFLSQTKYNNQAWYQRNLTVFLEVCKLHGDTAIQHHDQLVNKYIAQPASKVQSQHMDKLTASGPPLHVLLRSLEKLRDLRAANPRDDIATRYHDILTLQASLN; this is encoded by the coding sequence ATGAAAAACAGTAATAACGCGACCCAGGTATTTGATCAATGGATTAGAGGTTCTTTTGTTCATATCAATACCGAACTAGAAAGCCTCTATTGGCAACAAGAAGACAGAGATAATGTCGAGGGGATTGGCGAGGGGTTGAAACGTCAACTTGAATCAGAGGGACGCGCACTCATTAAAGTCTTACTTGCTGAAGGGAATACCAGCCAAAATTTTGATAACGCCTTTAATTTACTCGGCAGTGTCGGATTATACATGGCCGCATGTCGCCGTCATGAATTAACAGAACCCTCACGAGAAACCCGTTCCCCCCTTATCGAAGCATCTGCTCTTGCCATGCACATAGGCCCAACAATTGGCATGGCACCACGCTTTTCTACAGCTCATTTAACCACCCATAATGTCGCTGAAAATGGCATCTATAAACGCTTTACCACTCTGCATGATGAAAGCTTATTTGTCGATTACAATACCCGTAGTATTTTGGCCTTTAAACGCGCCGCAGAAGCACTAGCAAAAATACATGTCATGGGTGTCTCCCACCCACTTTGTTATGACTTATTACTGGCGGCCAAACAAGGACTGAATGAGGTGATTGAATCAAACGCCATCTTATTCAGTGAACTCGATACCGATCGTTTCTTCCATTGTGTCCGACCTTATTACAAACCTTATCGTGTCGGCACACAGATTTACCGTGGCGCGAATGCCGGTGATTTTGCTGGGATTAATATCGTCGATATGTTACTTGGCTTATGCCGCGCTAATGAACCCTTCTACTCACAAATGCTGGTTGATAAATTCACTTACATGATGCCTGAAGACCAGCGGCTATTACGGGATTGCATGCAGGGTTCAAATCTCATGGATGACTTCCTGAGCCAAACTAAATATAACAACCAAGCTTGGTATCAACGAAATTTAACCGTGTTTTTAGAGGTCTGTAAATTACACGGCGACACTGCCATTCAACACCATGATCAGCTGGTGAATAAATATATCGCCCAACCAGCCAGCAAGGTGCAATCCCAGCATATGGACAAATTAACGGCCAGTGGTCCGCCATTACACGTACTACTACGCTCATTAGAAAAGCTTCGAGATCTTCGTGCTGCTAATCCGCGAGATGATATCGCTACCCGCTATCACGACATCCTCACACTACAGGCGTCATTAAATTAG
- a CDS encoding aminotransferase class V-fold PLP-dependent enzyme: protein MYKYDFLLKDNIYLLNHSVGRPLKTTEQQFKSHFLDHWQDSNSEPWPQWLNAITRYQIALSKLFNDDADNFCPQVNLSSALSKVLMSVARLQQPHTQILMSESDFPSMGFVMQRALADTATITFIPNNLDITDPHVWAEYLHDRIDLVFISHAYSNTGQQAPLDDILPLVRQHQALSIVDVAQSAGIIPLDLKTTRPDFMIGSCVKWLCGGPGSSYLWVNPTQLAYCLPKDVGWFSHQQPFEFNIHHFKAHQGALRFWGGTPSIMPYVISANSIEYFTRIGIDKLRQHNQTLLTMLADAFPSALVSPARETQRNGTAILHFGSQQESVLSALIAHNISVDNRQQGMRISPHIYNDEAEIQQLIDLIKSV from the coding sequence ATGTATAAATATGATTTTTTACTCAAAGATAATATCTACCTTTTAAACCACTCTGTTGGCCGCCCCCTTAAAACCACCGAACAGCAGTTCAAAAGCCATTTTCTCGATCATTGGCAGGATTCAAACAGTGAACCTTGGCCGCAATGGCTGAATGCGATCACGCGTTATCAAATTGCCTTGAGTAAACTCTTTAATGACGACGCTGATAATTTCTGCCCGCAAGTTAATTTATCCAGCGCGCTCAGCAAAGTGTTAATGTCGGTTGCACGTTTACAGCAACCGCATACCCAGATATTAATGAGTGAAAGTGATTTTCCGAGTATGGGGTTTGTGATGCAACGGGCACTCGCAGATACCGCAACAATCACCTTTATTCCCAATAACCTAGATATCACCGACCCTCACGTTTGGGCTGAGTATCTGCATGATCGTATTGACCTGGTTTTTATAAGTCATGCTTATTCTAATACCGGTCAGCAAGCACCGCTCGATGACATACTTCCCCTTGTGCGACAACATCAAGCATTGTCAATTGTCGACGTTGCCCAATCAGCAGGTATTATACCGTTAGACTTAAAGACAACACGACCAGACTTCATGATCGGTTCATGTGTAAAATGGTTATGTGGTGGGCCTGGGAGCAGTTATTTATGGGTTAACCCAACGCAACTTGCATATTGCTTACCTAAAGATGTAGGTTGGTTTTCACATCAGCAGCCATTTGAGTTTAACATTCATCACTTTAAAGCTCACCAAGGGGCATTGCGATTTTGGGGTGGAACCCCCTCTATCATGCCTTATGTAATATCAGCAAATAGCATTGAATATTTTACCCGAATAGGGATTGATAAATTACGCCAACATAACCAAACATTACTAACCATGCTGGCCGATGCCTTTCCATCCGCACTGGTTTCACCAGCGCGAGAAACTCAGCGTAATGGCACCGCAATTTTACATTTCGGCTCACAACAAGAGTCGGTATTGTCAGCGTTAATAGCACATAACATTAGCGTCGATAACCGCCAACAAGGTATGCGAATATCACCGCATATCTATAATGATGAAGCCGAAATACAGCAACTTATTGATCTGATCAAGTCTGTATAA
- a CDS encoding HD domain-containing protein gives MDIIEFIKQQFEENGHVAYGENISMGEHMLQSAYYAEQKNSSDAIITAALLHDFGHLILELPEDIAEHGIDGYHEDVGAKFLAPYFPKQIIDGIALHVQAKRYLCAVKPKYHGQLSKASQDSLAVQGGQMNAQEIAEFEQRPFYKDALQVRLFDDLGKDLVLEHPGLAHYLRIAQQFVMNKPHVLSPTEAC, from the coding sequence ATGGATATTATTGAGTTTATTAAACAGCAATTTGAAGAAAATGGTCATGTTGCTTATGGTGAAAATATCTCTATGGGTGAGCACATGCTACAGTCAGCCTATTACGCCGAGCAAAAAAACAGTAGTGATGCGATCATCACCGCAGCTTTATTGCATGACTTTGGGCATTTAATTTTGGAGCTGCCTGAAGATATCGCCGAGCACGGTATTGATGGTTATCATGAAGATGTGGGAGCCAAGTTTCTGGCGCCGTATTTCCCCAAGCAAATTATTGATGGTATTGCATTGCATGTGCAAGCAAAGCGTTATTTGTGCGCTGTTAAACCTAAATACCATGGGCAATTGAGTAAAGCATCGCAAGATAGCCTCGCAGTACAAGGTGGGCAAATGAATGCGCAAGAAATTGCTGAATTTGAACAACGCCCATTTTATAAAGACGCGCTACAAGTACGCTTGTTTGATGACTTAGGTAAAGATTTAGTGTTAGAACATCCCGGTTTAGCGCACTACTTACGTATTGCCCAGCAGTTTGTGATGAATAAGCCTCATGTCTTGTCACCGACAGAGGCTTGTTAG
- a CDS encoding TauD/TfdA family dioxygenase, which produces MSMFTLHASHLVYNKQSFHYFWLKDNCRCSECLHVSGQRLQEILDLDLTIQPEIVAIEGDDLVITWQDGHQSRYSSDFLGSMHFAEQDAINTRVLDQQVLWDGLLDASAITFQYPEVLSSKEVKRNWLAAVKQCGLAFLHDVPNVDKQLFKIVEQFGFVRDTNYGSHFEVISEENPVNLAYTPKPLSLHTDNAYRHPVPTLQLLHCLVSAEQGGITALTDGFYAAQLLQQRFPQQYELLTLTPVTYRFKNADTHLEHTGYLIELNNNGALERIRLNNRSIQAIKLPFAEMTAFYQAYQNFSRILHSEECKFLCTLKPGELMIFNNERILHGREVAAEGARHLQGCYADIDSLKSTLAVLETNLDTLKSQPHMETK; this is translated from the coding sequence ATGTCTATGTTTACATTACACGCCTCCCATCTTGTTTATAATAAGCAGTCATTTCATTATTTTTGGTTGAAAGACAATTGCCGTTGCAGCGAATGCTTGCACGTATCAGGTCAGCGCTTACAAGAGATCCTTGATTTAGATTTAACCATTCAGCCAGAAATTGTGGCGATTGAAGGAGATGATTTAGTGATCACTTGGCAAGATGGTCACCAAAGTCGTTACAGTTCAGATTTTCTCGGCAGCATGCACTTTGCTGAGCAAGACGCCATTAATACAAGAGTACTCGATCAACAAGTACTGTGGGATGGGCTGCTAGATGCGTCAGCCATTACCTTTCAGTATCCTGAAGTGCTAAGCAGTAAAGAAGTGAAACGAAATTGGTTAGCTGCTGTGAAGCAATGCGGTTTGGCATTTTTACACGATGTACCTAATGTTGATAAGCAGTTATTTAAGATTGTCGAGCAATTTGGCTTTGTACGTGATACCAATTACGGCAGCCACTTTGAAGTGATTTCGGAAGAAAACCCGGTTAATTTAGCTTACACCCCAAAACCATTAAGCTTACATACCGACAATGCTTATCGTCATCCCGTCCCGACATTACAGTTATTACATTGTTTAGTCAGTGCTGAACAAGGTGGTATAACCGCATTAACCGATGGTTTTTATGCTGCGCAACTATTACAGCAACGTTTTCCACAGCAGTATGAGCTATTAACCTTGACGCCAGTAACGTACCGTTTTAAGAATGCAGATACTCATCTTGAACATACGGGTTACCTCATCGAGTTGAATAATAACGGCGCTCTTGAGCGTATCCGTTTAAATAACCGTTCTATTCAAGCAATTAAATTACCGTTTGCAGAAATGACGGCATTTTATCAAGCATATCAAAATTTCAGCCGTATTTTACACAGTGAAGAATGTAAATTCTTGTGCACTTTAAAGCCGGGTGAATTGATGATCTTTAATAACGAGCGTATTTTACATGGCCGTGAAGTCGCAGCTGAAGGTGCGCGTCATCTGCAAGGCTGTTATGCAGATATTGATTCATTAAAGAGCACGTTAGCCGTACTCGAAACTAATTTAGATACGCTTAAATCACAGCCTCATATGGAGACTAAATAA
- a CDS encoding putative 2-aminoethylphosphonate ABC transporter substrate-binding protein has translation MHIVKQSLLATAVILGVSSNAFAKEELIVYTSFETDLLALFKNTFEESHPDIDIKWVRDSTGVMTAKLLAEGKNAKADVVWGLAGSSLALLKDSGIVKPYTPANLDGIKASMVDPEDNKAWFGNDAFFNTVCFNTIVAKQLGLPKPKTWEDLLDPVYKGHIVMPNPGSSGTGYIQVTAWLQGMGEQQGWAYMDKLDKNIAHYTHSGSKPCVQSAMGETVIGISVAIRGSKLKSKGAPIDLILPKGIGWDTESVGLVNNNSAAAKQLIDWSLSLDANKMYNTIYPVVGHKDVSGAVANYPNVEDAIVDMDFGKMANDRSAVLTKWSDKFNSKSESKG, from the coding sequence ATGCACATTGTTAAACAGTCATTACTTGCGACTGCCGTTATCCTTGGCGTATCTTCTAACGCATTTGCGAAAGAAGAACTGATCGTTTATACCTCTTTTGAAACTGACCTGTTAGCGTTATTCAAAAATACCTTTGAAGAAAGCCATCCTGATATTGATATTAAATGGGTGCGTGATTCTACGGGTGTCATGACGGCAAAGTTATTAGCTGAAGGTAAGAATGCGAAAGCGGATGTGGTGTGGGGACTAGCTGGTTCATCATTAGCATTACTTAAAGATAGTGGTATTGTGAAGCCTTATACGCCTGCTAATCTTGATGGTATTAAAGCGAGCATGGTTGATCCTGAAGACAACAAAGCCTGGTTTGGTAATGACGCGTTTTTCAATACTGTTTGTTTCAATACTATCGTTGCGAAGCAGCTTGGCTTGCCAAAACCTAAAACTTGGGAAGATCTATTAGATCCAGTCTATAAAGGTCACATTGTGATGCCTAATCCGGGTTCATCTGGTACTGGTTATATCCAGGTAACAGCGTGGCTCCAAGGTATGGGGGAGCAACAAGGTTGGGCGTATATGGATAAACTGGATAAAAATATTGCCCATTACACTCACTCTGGTTCTAAACCTTGCGTACAGTCTGCGATGGGGGAAACGGTTATTGGTATTTCTGTGGCTATCCGTGGCTCTAAATTGAAATCAAAAGGTGCACCGATTGATCTTATCTTACCTAAGGGGATTGGTTGGGATACGGAGTCGGTTGGTCTCGTAAATAACAATTCAGCGGCGGCTAAGCAGTTGATTGATTGGTCTTTATCATTAGATGCGAACAAAATGTACAACACCATTTATCCGGTTGTTGGGCATAAAGATGTAAGTGGTGCTGTGGCTAATTATCCCAATGTAGAAGATGCAATCGTGGATATGGATTTTGGTAAAATGGCCAATGATCGTAGCGCTGTATTAACTAAATGGTCTGATAAGTTTAACAGTAAGTCAGAGTCAAAAGGTTAA